One window from the genome of Nicotiana sylvestris chromosome 9, ASM39365v2, whole genome shotgun sequence encodes:
- the LOC138877605 gene encoding uncharacterized protein, which translates to MEVDNELQPSNITSASEYIMLQQLPHPPINSNQFVVDQEEEGQLIMQIDNQHTIQQTFLLPSAMIINNEDDVNMENIPITSDRIEEIAESSCASQKPRKRVRRKLKESPPCKILGHDALPEEVRVGSIFENKQNMTKFFRSLEINQKVEFTTVRSCSKRYELKCIVDKCGWNVRATRIKNSILFRVIKYHNIHECSIDARKLDQKHATSNFISEQIIEHVRDKKIEATPAFVENEMKKKFGIDIGYHKAWRAIQKTIACIRGSPEENYQILPSYLHMMVCNNPGTYTSIKRDAQNRFAYMFFAPAASLVGWSYCRPVIAVDATFLKSKYHGVLFVAVSKDANNQIFPLCFGAAESENNEAYIWFFREMRKAIQVRHELVFLSDRNQSIANGIRKVFPEAHHGICLFHFEKNLKQRHAKATVINLFQNAARSYKREDFNQLMSQLKSIDKKTYNYIMEEPPERWA; encoded by the exons ATGGAAGTAGACAACGAGCTACAACCTTCTAACATTACATCTGCTTCAGAATATATAATGCTGCAACAATTACCCCATCCTCCAATAAATTCAAACCAGTTTGTCGTtgaccaagaagaagaaggacaactaataatgcaaattgacaaccaacacacaatccaacaaacctttttgttaccttctgcaatgataatcaacaatgaaGATGATGTAAACATGGAGAATATACCGATAACATCAGATAGAATTGAAGAAATTGCTGAAAGTTCTTGTGCTTCTCAAAAACCAAGAAAAAGGGTGAGGAGAAAACTGAAAGAATCTCCACCATGTAAAATACTTGGGCATGATGCATTGCCTGAGGAAGTAAGAGTTggatcaatttttgagaacaaacaaaacatgactaAATTTTTCCGCAGCTTGGAGATAAACCAGAAAGTTGAATTCACTACTGTTAGATCATGTTCAAAGAGATACGAGCTGAAATGCATCGTGGACAAATGTGGTTGGAATGTACGTGCTACCAGAATAAAAAATTCCATACTATTCAGGGTGATAAAATATCATAACATCCATGAATGTTCGATTGATGCAAGAAAATTAGATCAGAAGCATGCTACATCAAATTTTATAAGCGAACAAATTATAGAACATGTTCGAGACAAAAAGATAGAGGCTACACCagcctttgtagaaaatgaaatgaaaaagaaatttggaattgACATTGGTTATCACAAGGCATGGCGTGCTATTCAAAAAACTATTGCTTGCATAAGGGGGTCACCTGAAGAGAACTACCAGATTCTTCCTTCATACCTACACATGATGGTGTGCAACAACCCAGGAACGTACACAAGCATAAAAAGAGATGCGCAGAATAG ATTTGCTTACATGTTCTTTGCTCCTGCGGCATCACTAGTTGGTTGGTCCTACTGTAGACCCGTTATTGCAGTAGATGCAACGTTTTTAAAGTCCAAATATCATGGTGTTCTATTTGTTGCTGTATCAAAGGATGCAAACAATCAAATCTTTCCTCTATGTTTTGGTGCAGCAGAATCAGAAAACAATGAGGCATACATTTGGTTCTTTAGGGAAatgagaaaagcaattcaagtccgTCATGAATTGGTTTTCTTGTCAGATAGAAACCAATCGATTGCAAATGGGATTAGAAAAGTTTTTCCTGAAGCTCACCATGGTATCTGCCTCTTTCActttgagaaaaatttaaagcaaagacatgcaaaagccacggtaataaatctttttcaaaatgctGCAAGGTCATACAAACGTGAAGATTTTAATCAGTTAATGTCCCAACTCAAAAGTATTGACAAGAAAACATACAATTACATAATGGAAGAGCCTCCAGAGAGATGGGCTTGA
- the LOC104237855 gene encoding uncharacterized protein isoform X1, whose protein sequence is MSTQDRRAHPIRYTRNHSRRKAVLDVDLNATPPSDNRDQEGTSSRAVPGDVPPAPRGAPLTPAPIDVEALDDDVIISSPRAFAEAKNNSIRTRGQVIVVDEDSEDRLPKANKRRKASSNDPTLIGDIYINLEANSSLKTVTAQSVVPPKPKEPTFSCPVCMGPLVEEMSTKCGHIFCKGCIKASIAAQGKCPTCRRKITMKDTIRVYLPTTS, encoded by the exons ATGAGCACCCAAGACAGAAGGGCACATCCGATTAGGTATACAAGGAACCACTCAAGAAGGAAGGCGGTACTAGATGTGGATCTAAATGCCACACCCCCATCTGATAATAGGGACCAGGAAGGAACTTCAAGTCGTGCTGTTCCTGGGGATGTGCCACCTGCACCAAGGGGTGCGCCTTTGACACCTGCCCCAATTGATGTTGAGGCACTTGATGATGATGTGATAATATCTTCTCCAAGGGCATTTGCCGAA GCAAAAAACAACTCCATAAGGACTCGTGGACAAGTTATTGTGGTTGATGAGGATTCTG AGGATCGTTTGCCTAAGGCTAACAAGCGCAGAAAAGCCTCATCTAATGATCCAACATTAATTGGTGACATTTACATAAACCTAGAAGCAAATAGTAGCTTAAAG ACAGTCACTGCACAGAGTGTTGTACCACCAAAGCCAAAAGAACCCACATTTAGCTGTCCTGTATGCATGGGTCCACTAGTTGAGGAGATGTCAACGAAATGTGGTCATATCTTCTGCAAGGGTTGCATCAAGGCTTCTATAGCTGCTCAGGGTAAATGTCCTACTTGTAGGAGGAAAATTACCATGAAAGACACCATAAGGGTGTATCTTCCTACCACAAGTTAA
- the LOC104237855 gene encoding uncharacterized protein isoform X2: MSTQDRRAHPIRYTRNHSRRKAVLDVDLNATPPSDNRDQEGTSSRAVPGDVPPAPRGAPLTPAPIDVEALDDDVIISSPRAFAEAKNNSIRTRGQVIVVDEDSEDRLPKANKRRKASSNDPTLIGDIYINLEANSSLKGSASILFGL; the protein is encoded by the exons ATGAGCACCCAAGACAGAAGGGCACATCCGATTAGGTATACAAGGAACCACTCAAGAAGGAAGGCGGTACTAGATGTGGATCTAAATGCCACACCCCCATCTGATAATAGGGACCAGGAAGGAACTTCAAGTCGTGCTGTTCCTGGGGATGTGCCACCTGCACCAAGGGGTGCGCCTTTGACACCTGCCCCAATTGATGTTGAGGCACTTGATGATGATGTGATAATATCTTCTCCAAGGGCATTTGCCGAA GCAAAAAACAACTCCATAAGGACTCGTGGACAAGTTATTGTGGTTGATGAGGATTCTG AGGATCGTTTGCCTAAGGCTAACAAGCGCAGAAAAGCCTCATCTAATGATCCAACATTAATTGGTGACATTTACATAAACCTAGAAGCAAATAGTAGCTTAAAG GGGTCGGCCAGCATTTTATTTGGCCTATGA